The Janthinobacterium lividum genome has a window encoding:
- a CDS encoding efflux RND transporter periplasmic adaptor subunit — protein sequence MKKTSLAILVGAALCIGGGIWYFNHQSGAATGGQDGKGGKSGQAPTTVSVVAPLRQDVPMVLQANGSVMPISSVDLHPQTTSTITKVHIREGQFVKQGELMFTLDARSEHANVDKAQAQVLRDRASVQDLERQLKRNQDLLSKNFIAQGAVDTLQSQLDAARALLAADQAALRAAQVDSSYTVLRAPQAGRVGAINVYAGSLVQPTTSLTSITQLDPIDVSFTLPESSLSGLLAAQKAGDVPVTALLSDAGGKQLDGKLNFIDNAVDPTTGVIRIKARFSNGGTDLWPGQYVNTQLTVRTLKDALVIPQNAIITSTSGTFVYSMETDNTAKMRKVTRVYAFGPSAVVTGLTGDEKVIVDGKQNLRPGSKVRLVEKHKAADGAAAPQGKPA from the coding sequence ATGAAAAAGACTAGTCTGGCAATCCTCGTCGGTGCGGCCCTGTGTATCGGTGGCGGCATCTGGTATTTCAATCATCAGTCCGGCGCGGCGACCGGTGGGCAGGATGGCAAAGGGGGCAAGAGCGGACAGGCGCCGACGACGGTGAGCGTGGTCGCGCCGCTGCGCCAGGATGTGCCGATGGTGCTGCAAGCCAATGGCAGCGTCATGCCCATCAGCAGTGTTGATTTGCACCCACAGACAACCAGCACGATTACCAAGGTGCATATCCGCGAAGGGCAGTTCGTCAAGCAGGGCGAACTGATGTTTACGCTGGACGCGCGCAGCGAGCACGCGAATGTCGACAAGGCGCAGGCGCAGGTATTGCGCGACCGCGCCTCGGTGCAGGACCTCGAGCGCCAGCTCAAGCGCAACCAGGATTTGCTGAGCAAGAATTTTATCGCCCAGGGCGCCGTCGACACCCTGCAAAGCCAGCTCGACGCGGCACGCGCCTTGCTGGCTGCGGACCAGGCCGCCTTGCGCGCCGCCCAGGTCGACTCCAGCTACACCGTCCTGCGCGCGCCGCAGGCGGGCAGGGTGGGTGCCATCAATGTCTACGCGGGCAGCCTGGTGCAGCCGACCACTTCACTCACCAGTATCACCCAGCTCGACCCGATCGACGTGTCGTTCACCTTGCCGGAAAGCAGCCTGTCGGGCTTGCTGGCGGCGCAAAAGGCGGGCGATGTGCCTGTCACGGCGCTGTTGTCCGATGCGGGCGGCAAGCAGCTCGACGGCAAACTGAACTTTATCGACAATGCCGTCGATCCCACCACGGGCGTGATCAGGATCAAGGCCCGCTTCAGTAATGGCGGCACCGACCTGTGGCCAGGCCAGTACGTGAATACGCAGCTGACCGTGCGCACCCTCAAGGATGCGCTGGTGATTCCGCAGAACGCCATCATCACGAGTACCTCCGGCACTTTCGTGTACTCGATGGAAACTGACAATACAGCCAAGATGCGCAAGGTGACCCGCGTGTATGCGTTCGGACCGAGCGCCGTCGTCACCGGTCTGACGGGCGATGAAAAAGTCATCGTCGACGGCAAGCAGA
- a CDS encoding ATP-binding protein: MKAFLGSMTGRVFMFLLIGIVASAALTQWLAVGERQRAIEQYRDYHAVERAEQLVMAADVVPLASRAAYLKVANKGSVRLELRPETEHTPGAPTEFSTALQAKLGEGFKVSALAERPAACVKPRQSPGMFSAKPWGGTCENLDVRMQDGHVLRLMVLPPRQQPPFNEHNDWMTLLPFLISIAILAYLVTRMTMRPLKQLAQAAKDLGNDINHPPLTLSGASEIRQASAAFNAMQARIRQHISQRTQMLAAITHDLQTPLTRLRLRLEKVADTELYDRLVGDLSAMQSMVKEGLDLARSMDSTEAMQALDLDSLLDSVCSDAADAGQKVTLSGQAAMALMARPIAMRRCLVNLIDNAVKYGQYAQVTVERIAGTARIRIRDGGPGIAPDQLAKVFEPFYRIETSRSRESGGTGLGLTIARNIAEQHGATVSLLNHVDGGLEVTLIVPEYYAGK; the protein is encoded by the coding sequence GTGAAGGCCTTCCTGGGATCGATGACGGGCCGCGTCTTCATGTTCCTGCTGATCGGCATCGTCGCTTCGGCTGCGCTGACGCAGTGGCTGGCCGTGGGAGAACGCCAGCGGGCCATCGAACAATACCGCGACTACCACGCCGTCGAGCGGGCCGAGCAGCTGGTGATGGCGGCCGACGTGGTGCCGCTGGCCTCGCGCGCCGCCTACCTGAAGGTGGCTAACAAGGGCAGCGTGCGCCTGGAATTGCGTCCCGAGACGGAACATACGCCCGGCGCGCCGACGGAATTTTCCACCGCCTTGCAAGCCAAATTGGGTGAAGGTTTCAAGGTCAGCGCGCTGGCCGAACGTCCGGCCGCCTGCGTCAAGCCGCGCCAGTCGCCGGGCATGTTTTCCGCCAAGCCATGGGGAGGCACGTGCGAAAACCTCGACGTGCGCATGCAGGATGGCCACGTGCTGCGCCTGATGGTCTTGCCGCCGCGCCAGCAGCCGCCGTTCAATGAACATAACGACTGGATGACCTTGCTGCCTTTCCTGATCAGTATCGCCATCCTCGCCTACCTGGTGACGCGCATGACCATGCGCCCGCTCAAGCAGCTGGCGCAGGCGGCGAAAGACCTGGGCAATGACATCAACCACCCGCCGCTGACCCTGTCCGGCGCCAGTGAGATCCGCCAGGCCAGCGCCGCCTTCAATGCCATGCAGGCACGCATCCGCCAGCATATTTCCCAGCGCACGCAAATGCTGGCCGCCATCACGCATGACTTGCAGACGCCGCTGACGCGTTTGCGCCTGCGCCTGGAAAAAGTGGCCGATACGGAATTGTATGACCGCCTGGTGGGTGACTTGTCGGCCATGCAGAGCATGGTCAAGGAAGGGCTGGACCTGGCCCGCTCGATGGATAGCACGGAAGCGATGCAGGCGCTCGATCTCGATTCCCTGCTCGACAGCGTCTGCTCCGACGCGGCCGATGCCGGCCAGAAAGTTACCCTCAGTGGACAGGCGGCCATGGCCTTGATGGCGCGCCCGATCGCCATGCGGCGCTGCCTGGTGAACCTGATCGACAATGCCGTCAAATATGGCCAGTACGCGCAGGTCACCGTCGAGCGCATCGCGGGTACCGCGCGCATCCGCATCCGCGACGGCGGGCCAGGTATTGCACCAGATCAACTGGCCAAGGTGTTCGAACCGTTTTACCGCATCGAGACCTCGCGTTCGCGCGAATCGGGCGGCACGGGCCTGGGCCTGACCATCGCGCGCAATATTGCCGAGCAACATGGCGCCACGGTTTCACTGCTTAATCATGTCGACGGTGGACTGGAAGTCACCCTGATCGTGCCAGAGTATTACGCAGGAAAGTGA